The segment TGATCTTTTCGTGCTGGATATTTCCAACCTGACCAATGGTAGCACAACATGTTGCGAGAACCTTGCGGACTTCACCGGAAGGCATACGCATAAGAGCATATTTGCCTTCTTTAGCCACAAGCTGAGCGTAAGTACCGGCAGCGCGACAAAACTGTCCGCCCTTACCGGGATGCAATTCTATATTATGAACGATAGTACCAACAGGGATATTCTTAAGAAGGAGAGCATTACCGGGTTTGATATCGGCTTTTTCTCCTGCAATAATTTTATCACCCTGGTTGAGACCAACCGGAGCGAGAATATAGCGTTTGTCACCGTCTGCGTAATTAAGCAGAGCGATGCGAGCACTTCTGTTGGGATCGTATTCTATTGAAGCAACAGTTGCTGGGACTTCAACTTTATTACGCTTGAAGTCGATGATACGGTAAAGACGCTTAGTACCACCGCCACGATGACGTGAGGTAACTCTACCGTTATTGTTTCTACCAGCCTTTTTGGTCAACCCTTTAGTAAGAGCCTTTTCCGGTGTAGACTTAGTGATCTCATCAAATGTTGAGATCGTCTGGAACCGGCGACCAGGTGAGGTTGGTTTCAGTTTACGAGTAGCCATCTCTTAAACTCCCTCGAAGAATTCGATTTTTTCGCCCGCAAAAAGCTTAACATAAGCTTTTTTATAGCCGGACTGCTTACCGACAACGCGACCGAACTTTCTGCGAAGACCGGGTCTTTTCCTAATAACACGAACGGAATCGACTTTAACATCAAAAGCGCTTTCAACAGCTTTTTTGATTTCAACCTTATTGGCAGAAGGTAGCACATAAAAAGTGACTTGATTAGAAGTCTCTTTAATGTCGGTAGCCTTTTCCGAAA is part of the Maridesulfovibrio ferrireducens genome and harbors:
- the rplB gene encoding 50S ribosomal protein L2; this encodes MATRKLKPTSPGRRFQTISTFDEITKSTPEKALTKGLTKKAGRNNNGRVTSRHRGGGTKRLYRIIDFKRNKVEVPATVASIEYDPNRSARIALLNYADGDKRYILAPVGLNQGDKIIAGEKADIKPGNALLLKNIPVGTIVHNIELHPGKGGQFCRAAGTYAQLVAKEGKYALMRMPSGEVRKVLATCCATIGQVGNIQHEKITIGKAGRNRWLGRRPKVRGVAMNPVDHPLGGGEGRSSGGRHPCSPWGMPAKGYKTRSKKKPSSKLIVKRRGQK
- the rplW gene encoding 50S ribosomal protein L23; translated protein: MDYTQILIKPVISEKATDIKETSNQVTFYVLPSANKVEIKKAVESAFDVKVDSVRVIRKRPGLRRKFGRVVGKQSGYKKAYVKLFAGEKIEFFEGV